The segment ATCCCGAGCGGAGCCGAAGGCGACGGGAGGGATCTTGACTGGCCGGGAATCGCTTGACCGATCGAGATTCCTCAGGTCGCCTAGGCTCCCATCGGGATGACACGGGTAAATGGCCACGCGAAGGGTTCTGTCCGCTAGTCTTTTGGCCAACAAAAAACCCGCGTGGGCCTTCGCAAGGTGAAAGTTCACGCGAAGACCCACGCGGGCCAAGTGACATCGGTTGAATCGCGGGCCAGCTTAAACGCAACCCGCGCGCGTTCATCATCGAACGCTCGCCGTGACGGCCGTTAGGCGCTCGCGTGCGTCTTCTGGAAGCCGGCGTCGACGTTGTCGTCGATCTCGGCCTCGGCGCGGCAGCCGACAATGGCGGTCGTCAGGAACAGACCCAGGAAGGCAATGCTCAGCATCTTCAACATAACGTTCTCCTGCTTCATGGCGACTATCCGCCATGAGTATGTGCAGGACCAATCACAAACGCGGTGCCAAGCGACCACGGCCGTATTTATGGACGGAAATTGATGAGACGGTGTGAGGCTGCCGCTAAAATGTCGTAGCGATTGCGTGTGCGGCGTGTGAAATGTCGGGGTGATTGGCCGAACGACGTGCCGGGTGTGTGGTCCGATCCCCTCTCCCGGTACTCCGGGGGAGGGTTAAGGTGGGGGCGTGAGAGCGTATCCGCCCAGTACGGGCCCCCTCCCTAGCCCTCCCCCGGAGTACCGGGAGAGGGGACCAGAGCGCAAGCCCGGTGAGGCTATTACGCAGGCCGGGGTGCCGTGGATTGTTCTTCGTCCAACAGGTGCGGAGCGCGGTCGGTGTCGCGCTTCAGGTAGATCGATCCCCACGCCCAGAAGATGCCACTGAGCAGGATCGTCAGCGAGACGACCACGAACCCGACCTTGAAGCTCCAGTGGTCCTTCACCCACCCAATGATCGGCGGGCTGATCGCGTCGCCGAACGCGTGGATGATGAAGATGTTCATCGCGAACGCCGTCGCGCGGATCGAGGGGTGCGTCACGTTCGCCAAGGCCGTGTTGCTCGGGCCGGTGTTGAAGAACAGGCAGAAGACCGCGGCCGCGAGGATGCCCCAGGCGTAGGGGAAGTCGACGACGAGCATCAACAGCAAGAGCGGGAAGCCCAGCAGCATGCCCGCGGCCGACACGATGAAGTAGGCCCCGCCCCACCCGCGCTCGCGCAGCTTGTCGCCGGCGATGCCACCCAGGATGGTCGCGAACAATCCCGACACGACGACGATGCCGCCGAACGTGGGCGTGGCGACGCTTTCGCTCAGGCCGCGCTCGGTCTTGAGGTAGGTGGGCATCCAGAACGAGATGCCGCCCATGGCAAACGTGAACGACGTCATTGCAAGGCAGTTCAGCACGTACGACGGCGTGCGGACGAGCGTCACGTAATCGGACAGCGTCGCCTTGCGATGCGGCGTCGCCGAATCGCTCAGGCCGCGCGGTGGTTCCTTCATCCGCAGACACCAGATGCCCAGCAGAATGCCCGGCGGCAGCGTCAGCAAAAACGCCCAGTGCCAGTTCCCGCGCGACGCAAACAGGCCGCCCAGCACGAACCCCAGCGCGCTGCCCACCGGAATGGCCGCGTAAAACCACGCCATGATCCGCCCGCGGATCGCCACCGGGTACAAATCGGCCAGCAGCGTCGGCGCCACCGGGCCGTACGCCCCTTCGCCCACGCCGATCAGGCATCGCATGACCAGCAAGAACAGGTATCCCAGTGACAGTCCGGTCACCACCGCGATCTGATCGAATAGCGCGTAGCCCTCCAGCCGCACCCCCGCGAAGTGGGCCAGCCCCGAAGCGCCGCTGGCAAGGCTCCACAGGATGACGCCCACGCCGATCAGCGCCCATCGCGGAAACCGGTCGGCCATCCACCCGAAGATCGGCGAGGTAACCATGTACGACAACAGGAACGCCGTCGACAGCCACCCCATTGCCGTGTAGCTGACCCCGAACTCCTCGCGCACCGGCTCGGCGACGGCGGCGAGGATGTAGCGATCGATGTAATTGAAGAGGTTGATGACCAGCAGCAGGATGAGCGCCTGCCGCGCGCCGGGCGCCGGCGCGACGCGTTCGTTGGGGTCGATCGGAAGTTCGGCCGACGATGCGGTGGCTGGTGTCATCCGGCGGCGATCATGGCCTGCTCAGTTCGCGATTGCAAACGCGGTGGGAATGGGCAGGTGACAGACGGGCGATTCGGAAGAACGGCCTATCGATCGAAGACGGCATCTCAGCTGCGCCCGCGCATCTGTCATCCCTAGGGGAGCTTAAAGGCGGGCGGACAGACTCTGTCGCCTCAAGCGCACGTGTCATCCCGATGGGAGCCGAAGGCGACCTGAGGGATCTCGAACCACGGACGGTTCGCGGCCTTGGGAGATCCCTCAGGTCGCCAGGGCTCCCATCGGGATGACACGTGCAGTAGCGCCACGTTCACTGTCCCCCACTCCGCACTCCGCACTCCGCAATCCGCAATCCGCGCACAAAACGACCCCCGGCTCTTTCGAGTCGGGGGTCGCGCGTTGGGACCTATGAGATCCGCATTGGAGGCTGCATTCCCGGGGCGCTGTCGCGCGGCGAACCGCGCTTTAGTCCCGGACGAGCCTCATATAACTAGGCCCTGCTACCCTTGCAGCAGGCGCAGGGCGGCCTGAGGGGCCGAGTTGGCCTGACTGAGCACCGTGCTCGCAGCCTGCGACAGGATCTGCGCACGCGTCATCTCGGCGGTCTCGGCGGCGAAGTCCGTGTCGCGGATCGCGCTCTCGGCGGCGCTGGCGTTCTCGAACGCGACGCCCAAGCTGTTGATCGTCGAGCCGATCGTGAACTTCTGGAACGCGCCCAGTCGTCCGCGGATGCCCGAGACCTGTTTGATCGAGCGGTCCAAGATCTTCTGGGCCGTCGTCAGGTTGTCGCTGGTCAGGCTGTTGGTTCCGCCCGAGCCGATGCTCGAGAGGAAGCCCAGCGTCGTGTCGCCGAGCGACCCGGTGCTGACCGACGCGATGCCGATGCTCGCCTTGTCGGTTTCGGTCACCTTCGAGCCGAGCGCGAACGTGGCGCCACCACCGATGATGCCGAACGTCTTCGTCTGGTTGTTGATGTTGACCGTCTTGGCCAGGTCGAACTCGATGTCGACGTTGCTGGAACGGTACTGGACGCGCAGGCCGTCGGTCTGGGCGGTCGACCCGTTGACGGTGACGTTGGCGTCGACGCCGTAGTCCTTCGTGCTGGTGAGCGCGAAGGTGCCGGTGAGGGCCTTCAAGCCGACGAACTGCGACGAGCCGAAGGTCGTGCTGTTCACCTGCAGGCTGCCACCGACGATCGCCGCCGACACGCCGGTCGCCGTCTTCACACCGTTGATCGCGGTCGCGATGGACGACACGGTGGTGCCGCTGGCGAACGAGAGCTGTTCGGTGCCGTTGTTGCCCGAGATCTCGAGCGTGACGGTGTCACCGCTGACCGAGCCACCACTGTAGGTGATCGTGCCGGTCTGGGCGCTGGTGACGACCTGCACGACCACCGACACGTTGGCCCCGTCGGGGATGCGGGTCGAGTTGACCTGCAGGTTCTGCACCGCGCTGGTGCCGACGCTGCTGGTCGTGTAGTCGTAGTTGCCGTTCAGCAGCTTCGTGCCCTGGAAGGCCGTGCTCTGGGCGATGCGGTTGATCGTGCTCAGCACGCTGTCGACCTGCAGCTGGTTGGCGGCCAGTTCCTCGGTGCTCAGGCCACCGCTGTTGGCGCTTTGGTTCAGCAGGCCCTGAAGTTCGACCAGCAGGCTGCTGACCTCGTTCAAACCACCCTCGGCGGTGCCGATGATGTTGCTGGCCCGCTGGGCGTTGTCGATGGCGGTCGTGATGCCGACCTTCTCGGCACGCAGGTTTTCGCTGGCGATCAAACCGGCCGGGTTGTCGGCACCGGTGTTGATCTTCAGACCGGTGCTGAGACGTTGCAGGCTGGTGTTCAGCGTGCTGTTGTTCTTACCGAGGACCCGCTGCGAGATCAGCGAGCTGACGTTGGTGTTAATGCGGCTCATGTTGTCTCTCCGTGACTGTGATGAATCCTAAGTGTCGGGGCACGCGCCCCGGCCGAATGGCGCGATCGGTCCGATCGCGGCAAGCGGCGTCAAACGTTTCCCTTGAGCTATCGTTGTGTTGCCGGCACGACCAAGGGGTCGAATCGTGCCGGCCGATCGCTGGGAGGCCCTTCGCGGCGAAGAGTCATCCGTGTCTGTCGCGACCCGTACCTCCCAGGCGGGAGCATGTCATGCAGGAGCCGTTTAACGAGTGCACCTGCGTATCAGCCCGACCTCTCCTTTCCCATAAATCCCGGCCGTGGTTCAGACGGTTGCGTCCGAACTCGTGCCACGCGGAGATGTCATCGTCGGGCATGAAATATTCGCTTGTGGTTTTCGGCAGGCTCGGCAAATTCGCGCATTATCGGGCGAAAGCTGCGTGACCCTTGCGCGGTCGATTTGCGGTCTTCAGCCGCGGGAGCGGCGCATTATCGGACCCGCGCAGAGGTTGCGCACCGCGCCGCACACGTCCCGATTTTTGCGCCGCTTCGGTCCCACGCGAAGCTTCCCGGCATCGGTTCACCTTTTCGGGGGGAGCGGACGGCCCGCGAATGGGCACGAATCGACGCGAAGGAAGAGGAGCGGATATCACGATTTCTTATTCGTGTTACTTCGTGCCCATTCGTGGGCAGCTCTTCAATCCGGGAACTTGGCACCCCCCACCGCTCTCGTCCACCTGCTACAATTCCGCTTTACCGACCGCTGCGGAACCGATTCTCATGACTTCATCTCCCCCAATAATGCGTCTCGACCCCAAGCGAGTCTTGGCCGACCTGAAGGAACTGCGCACGCTCACCGGCGACGCCGACGGCGCGCAGCGCGTCGCGTTCACGCCGATGTGGGCCACCGCCCGGCAATGGCTGCGCGACAAGCTAGCGGCGTTGCCGGTCGACGTGAAACAGGACCCCGCGGGCAACCTGTGGGCGAAGCTGCGCGGGCAGTCGGACAAGGAACTGCTGATCGGCGGGCACATCGACTCCGTCCCCAACGGTGGCTGGCTCGACGGTTGCCTGAACACGCTGGCCGGCCTTGAAGTGCTGCGGCGGTTGGCCGAGTCGGAGACGCCGCCGGCGGTGACGGTGCGGCTGGTCGACTGGGCGGACGAGGAAGGCGCGCGCTTCGGCCGCAGCTTGTTCGGGTCGAGCGCCGCATCGGGCGCGCTGGTGCCGGATGACGTGCGCGATCTAACCGACAAGGCCGGCATTCGATTCGCCGACGCGGCGCGCGAGCATGGCGTCGAGATGCACATGGCCTTGGAAGCGCGCTTCGAACTGCAGAAGGCGGCCGCGTATCTGGAACTGCACATCGAGCAGGGCCCGGTGCTGGAAAGCCTGGGCCTGCCGCTGGGCGCGGTCGAAGGCACGTTTGGCGTCGAACGGCACGCGATCACCTTCACGGGCCAAGCCGCTCATAGTGGTTCGACGCCGATGGCCCACCGCCGCGATGCGCTGGCGGGCGTGTCGCGCCTGCACCTGGCGATCCGCGAGATCGCGGTGAAGCATGGCGGCGTCTGCACGGTGGGCAGCGTTACGACCAAGCCCGGCATCGTGACCGCCGTCGTCGGTGAAGCGACGATGACGCTCGACCAGCGGCACCTTCGCGCCGATGCCTTAGCCGCGATGTATCGCGAGGCCGTGGCGGCCAGTGAGATAATCGCCGCCGAAGAGAAGATCGACGTCAGTTGGAAGCCGATCTGGCAGATTCAGCCGTTCCCGTTTCACCCCGAGCTGATCGACCTGGCCGACCGCGCCATCACCGCCACCTGCGGCCAAAGCCACCGCCTGCCCAGCGGTCCGCTGCACGACGCCGCCGAGGTCTGCCGAGCCGGTGTGCCGACGGTGATGCTGTTCGTGCAGAGCCTGCACGGCATCAGTCACAACAAGATCGAAGATACGAAGGAAGAGCACATCGAGCAGTCGGTGGTGGCGCTGGATCGATTGGCGGACATGACGATGCGGTGGATCTTGGAGCGATGAGGTACGGCACTCCGACCGTGGCATGGGCGTCTCGCCCATGCTCGTGGATTGGAATGGAGATTTGATTGGTGGCAGTATCCTTCGACCGCGCAGTTGCCACAAATAAAGTCTTCTGACCTCATTACATGCATGGGCGAGACGCCCATGCCACGGTAAAGACGCAAAAAAAAGAAGGGCAGGCACGAAGGCCTGCCCCTACATCATTGCCATTGGAACCATCCTACTTCTTCCCATCCCCCGACTGTTCCAGGGAGTAGTTCGGGGCTTCCTTGGTGATCGTGATGTCGTGCGGGTGGCTTTCGGCCATGCTCGCGGCGCTCACACGGCAGAAGCGGGCGTTCTTGCGCAAACTCGGGATGTCCTTCGTGCCGCAGTAGCCCATGCCGGCCCGCAAACCGCCGACCATTTGATAGACGAAGTCGCCGAGCGGCCCGCGGTACGGCACGCGGCCTTCGACGCCTTCGGGCACCAGCTTGCTCGTCTTGCTGACGGCCGCCTGGCCGTAGCGGTCTTTGCTGCCCTGCACCATGGCGCCCATGCTGCCCATGCCGCGGTAGGTCTTGTACCGCCGGCCAGCATGAATGATCAGTTCGCCCGGGCTTTCGTCCAGGCCCGCAAACAAGCTGCCCATCATGACGCACGATGCGCCCGCCGCGATGGCCTTGGTGATGTCACCACTATGACGGATGCCACCATCGGCGATCACCGGCACGCCCGCGGGGTCGGCGACGCTGACGGCGTCGAAGATCGCGCTCACCTGCGGCACGCCCACGCCGCTCACGATGCGCGTCGTGCAGATTGCCCCGGGGCCGATGCCCACCTTCACGCCGTCCACGCCCGCGTCGATAAGGTCCTTCGCGCCCTGCGCCGTCGCGACGTTGCCGGCGATCACCTGGATGTCGTACTGCTTCTTGATCTGCCGCACCGTCTCGATCACGTTGCTGCTGTGACCGTGGGCCGTGTCGACGATGATCACGTCGACGTCAGCGTTGATCAGGGCTTCCACCCGCGCAAAGTCGCGCACGCCCGTCGCCCCGCCCACGCGCAAGCGGCCGCGCTTGTCCTTGCAGGATGCCGGGAACTGGTGCAGCTTGTCGATGTCGCGCATCGTGATCAGCCCCGCCAGCCGGCTCTCCTTATCCACCAGCAGCAACTTCTCGACCTTCGCGTGGTACAGGATGCGCTCGGCGTCATCCAGCGTGGTGTTCTCCGGCGCGGTGACGAGGTTCGTCTGCGTCATCACCTCGCCCACCCGGCGGTTGTCGTCCTCCTGAAACTTCAGGTCGCGGCGCGTCATGATGCCCAGCAGCTTCGGCGCCTTGCCATCGCGGCGGGCGCGAACGGGCGCTTCCATCACCGCGGGACCACCCTCGGCCGTCGCCGATGCCGTGATCGACATCGGCCCGGCGGGCAGCGCGACTGCCTCGTCGACAATCGGAATGCCGCTGACGTTGTACTCGCGCATGATGCGCCGGCACTCGCCGATCGTCGCGCTCGGCGGGAGCGTGATGGGGTCGGTGATGATGCCGTTCTCCGACCGCTTTACCTTCTCAACCTCGCGGGCTTGGTTCTCAACTGACAGATTTTTGTGGATAATGCCGATGCCACCCTCTTGCGCCAGCGCGATCGCCAGGGCCGCCTCGGTGACGGTGTCCATGGGCGCGCTGATCAGCGGGATGTTCAGCTCGATGCCGCGCGTGAGGCGCGTGTGCGTGTCGGCGTCGGAGGGGATGAAATCGCTGCGGGCGGGAATCAGCAGGACGTCGTCGAAGGTGATGCCGTCCTGAACGATCTTCGGGTGTTCCATGTGT is part of the Tepidisphaeraceae bacterium genome and harbors:
- a CDS encoding MFS transporter, whose amino-acid sequence is MTPATASSAELPIDPNERVAPAPGARQALILLLVINLFNYIDRYILAAVAEPVREEFGVSYTAMGWLSTAFLLSYMVTSPIFGWMADRFPRWALIGVGVILWSLASGASGLAHFAGVRLEGYALFDQIAVVTGLSLGYLFLLVMRCLIGVGEGAYGPVAPTLLADLYPVAIRGRIMAWFYAAIPVGSALGFVLGGLFASRGNWHWAFLLTLPPGILLGIWCLRMKEPPRGLSDSATPHRKATLSDYVTLVRTPSYVLNCLAMTSFTFAMGGISFWMPTYLKTERGLSESVATPTFGGIVVVSGLFATILGGIAGDKLRERGWGGAYFIVSAAGMLLGFPLLLLMLVVDFPYAWGILAAAVFCLFFNTGPSNTALANVTHPSIRATAFAMNIFIIHAFGDAISPPIIGWVKDHWSFKVGFVVVSLTILLSGIFWAWGSIYLKRDTDRAPHLLDEEQSTAPRPA
- a CDS encoding flagellin, yielding MSRINTNVSSLISQRVLGKNNSTLNTSLQRLSTGLKINTGADNPAGLIASENLRAEKVGITTAIDNAQRASNIIGTAEGGLNEVSSLLVELQGLLNQSANSGGLSTEELAANQLQVDSVLSTINRIAQSTAFQGTKLLNGNYDYTTSSVGTSAVQNLQVNSTRIPDGANVSVVVQVVTSAQTGTITYSGGSVSGDTVTLEISGNNGTEQLSFASGTTVSSIATAINGVKTATGVSAAIVGGSLQVNSTTFGSSQFVGLKALTGTFALTSTKDYGVDANVTVNGSTAQTDGLRVQYRSSNVDIEFDLAKTVNINNQTKTFGIIGGGATFALGSKVTETDKASIGIASVSTGSLGDTTLGFLSSIGSGGTNSLTSDNLTTAQKILDRSIKQVSGIRGRLGAFQKFTIGSTINSLGVAFENASAAESAIRDTDFAAETAEMTRAQILSQAASTVLSQANSAPQAALRLLQG
- a CDS encoding Zn-dependent hydrolase → MRLDPKRVLADLKELRTLTGDADGAQRVAFTPMWATARQWLRDKLAALPVDVKQDPAGNLWAKLRGQSDKELLIGGHIDSVPNGGWLDGCLNTLAGLEVLRRLAESETPPAVTVRLVDWADEEGARFGRSLFGSSAASGALVPDDVRDLTDKAGIRFADAAREHGVEMHMALEARFELQKAAAYLELHIEQGPVLESLGLPLGAVEGTFGVERHAITFTGQAAHSGSTPMAHRRDALAGVSRLHLAIREIAVKHGGVCTVGSVTTKPGIVTAVVGEATMTLDQRHLRADALAAMYREAVAASEIIAAEEKIDVSWKPIWQIQPFPFHPELIDLADRAITATCGQSHRLPSGPLHDAAEVCRAGVPTVMLFVQSLHGISHNKIEDTKEEHIEQSVVALDRLADMTMRWILER
- a CDS encoding IMP dehydrogenase; this encodes MEHPKIVQDGITFDDVLLIPARSDFIPSDADTHTRLTRGIELNIPLISAPMDTVTEAALAIALAQEGGIGIIHKNLSVENQAREVEKVKRSENGIITDPITLPPSATIGECRRIMREYNVSGIPIVDEAVALPAGPMSITASATAEGGPAVMEAPVRARRDGKAPKLLGIMTRRDLKFQEDDNRRVGEVMTQTNLVTAPENTTLDDAERILYHAKVEKLLLVDKESRLAGLITMRDIDKLHQFPASCKDKRGRLRVGGATGVRDFARVEALINADVDVIIVDTAHGHSSNVIETVRQIKKQYDIQVIAGNVATAQGAKDLIDAGVDGVKVGIGPGAICTTRIVSGVGVPQVSAIFDAVSVADPAGVPVIADGGIRHSGDITKAIAAGASCVMMGSLFAGLDESPGELIIHAGRRYKTYRGMGSMGAMVQGSKDRYGQAAVSKTSKLVPEGVEGRVPYRGPLGDFVYQMVGGLRAGMGYCGTKDIPSLRKNARFCRVSAASMAESHPHDITITKEAPNYSLEQSGDGKK